The genomic segment GCTACAACTTCCGGCAGGGGCATGTCGGTACCTCGGATTGTCAGGGACAAGCGATCGGCTCCCGCCTGTTGAGGCAGCAAACCTGAGATCGACGGGAGGTCCGTGGCCGGAAGCGGATCGGACGACCCCCAGGCCATAGACACGATTGATACCAGGATAATAAGACTACAGATCATTGCTTTTTTCTTCACGTTGTCCCGTCCTCCTCTGTTCTACTACTTTATTGCTGATCACAGCTCCACAGGCACCGATACAGGTTTACCCCGCCATCGAAAGACAATTTTTTTAGCCCGTATAGAAAGGAAACGCCCCTTTCCTCCCGAGAAAGAGGTCCCCTTACGAACTACGATTCCCTGTCCCACTCCGTCTATATCGACAACGGCCGCTGCCTTGCCAGGCATGACCATAACTGCTCTCACGACCACCAAAGGAGGAAGGGCCTCCAAATCGGCAGCAGAGGGCTCAGGCGTGGCCAGGGGGAGGTCACTGGGGCTCCTCAGTTTGGCCAGGGGGTTCCGTTCGATGGACAAAATATGCTCCGCAAGGTTCTGACTATCCCGACGTCTGGCCAGAATACCTTTGTAGATTGAGGCCTTGGTCTCCAAGGCCTCCCGTTCCTTGGTCACTTTTTTGAATTGGACCGGGGGCAGGTGTTTTTCCGGTGTCGTCACCACGTTTTGCATCTGGTAGAAAGCGAATCCACTGCCAGCCAGGGTCCCGATCATCAACAGAGCCATGAAAAAACGAAAAATCCGGGACGAGGACGATGGGTCCTCAAAAATAAAGTACAACAATCCCTCGTCGTTACCATCATAGACGCTTCTCATGACATTATCTCCCGGTCACGGTCTCCAGGACGATATCGCCCCGGACAAAGTTCCCCTCATGTTGGGAGAGGACCAGATGCTGAACCCGCAGGGCTATGCTGAGCTTTCGCCAATCAGCCAGGGTTCGGATAAACCCCTCGTAGGGGCCCTCAAAGCTGATCTTGACACCCTTACTAGGATGAAGATCGTCGGTAGTCACCGTTCCTTTTGTCTCATCGATCAATCGGGAGAGCATCCCGTTGATCGTGAGCTGTTTTTGGACGAGAGAGAAGAGGTTCACATCGTTTACGGGGACGTCAAGAGTACGAGCTTCTTCCAGAGCTCCCAGAATTTCCTTGTAGTTCTTGATCCGACGTTCGGTGAGCAGCACATGCCGTTGCTGAAGCTCCTTTTGGTGCCTTAACTGATCCAGCTCAGCACGAGAGATCTTCACTTCTCGTGAGAGGACCGTCGCTCCCACCAACAGGGCTAGAGGCAACAGGAGAAACCCCGACGCCAGAAGCCATTTCGACCTCATGTTCACGGTGCAGCCGCCTCCTTCTTCGTAATATTGGAGCCCAGGGAACAAACGAGCCGGAACTCCACCAGGCTTTCATCATCCACGGTGACCCGTCGCGTATTGGGGAAACCAACCTGGCTGATCACCGGCGACTGCATTAAACCTGTAGCGAAGAGGACCACGTCGTTCTCGTTGTACGAAAAGCCGGTGAACCTAGTCTCCCCGGCTCGTGCCTCAAGGGATTCAAGCCAGACTCCGTCAGGCAGGGATAACTCAAGCTGTTTGAATATCTCAAGCAAAGGCAGATCACTCCCTAACAGTGTGGTCGTAACGTCCATCAGAGCTTCTTTCTCCCTCAGCTTCTCCAGTTCTTTGTCCAGCTTCTTTCCTTGAACCATAAGCACCTGCTGTTCCAGGCGAACAGCGTCCTTTTCATGAGAGAGAGAACGAAATTGGAAGAGACCAAAAGCCACAGTCCCCAGCCCTACCAGGACAGTTATAAGACAGAGCCCGAAGCCAAGAACATATCGTGGGCGACCGATGGTCCATCCCTTTTTATCGACGGTTTTGTACTCCTCGGGTAAAAGATTGATTTTTATCATATCATATCCCTCACAGCCAGGCCCACCACGGCCTCGGAATCGCCAGGCTCATCGGGAGCTCCTGAGATAGACCAGTTATTCCAGGGATCGGCAACGTGGACGTCCATCTGAAACTGCTGTTCAAGCCGGGGCGTCACGTGGTCCTTGAGAGATCGATCCCCGGCAAAGACGATGCCGCCAATCTGAATATGGCGGAAGAGGGTTTTTATGTAGTTGACGGTGGCCTGGATCTCGCTGATGAGACGGGTGATAATTGCGTCCACCGATCCGGCACCGGGGGCAAAAGGAACCGCCCGATAGAAGAGACAGCTCTCCTGATAGCCGATGACGATCTGTATGGCGTCAGAGGACACGACCAGCAGCAAAGACCCCTTGTCCTGGAGCGGGAACCCCTTCATAGTCGCTCGAAATATCGCTGTGCTGTTCGGTTCAACGGCCGACAGCGGAATATCCATAAGACTTGCCGCATCGAGAAGAGGTTGAATCCTCTCCTGCCGGACCGACACCACCAAAAGGGGAGAGAGCTCGGATGGAGGACCGGGAAGATCTATAGGGGCCACGTCGTATAACGCCTCCGAGGCCGGGTACGGGAAGTGCTTCTCGAACTCCCAGAACAGGGCCTCCTTGGCCATGGCGAGTTCCATGGCAGGCATTTCAATGTTACGCATCATCACATCCCGGGATGGAATTCCCAGAGCCACCGGGCACGAGAAACCTCCGATTCTGCCGGAAAGTTCCTTGATCGCATCAACGGCTGCCGAGACGTCCACCAGGGATTCCTGGTTCATCGCTGGTTTTGGGTAGGAGACAAACTGATATTGGACGACCGACGGGAAGCGCCCCTGAGCTTCAAGCTCAAGATAATACAGACCGCCGGCCATAAGGGTCAAGCCGGCACGGGATTTACTTTTCTCCTTTGTTTTCCATAGCATAAGAGCGTGACCTCCGTCGTCGTGATCAGAGCCTGTCGCTCCCTTGTCTGGGAGCGACAGGTTCTAATGAAATCTATGCCAATACAGGGACCGAAGAAGCAGAGAGGAAGAGGCGGGGCCGGAGACCTCGGGGAGCTCCATGGAGATCACAGCTCCCGATGGATCGGTCTTTGTCTTTTGCTCCTGAAGAACCGCATCGTTCTTTTCCACTCTCTTCTCGGTGGGGTTTTGAACACCCAGATATATCTTGTTGCCTGTGGCCTGAATACCGGTAATCTTGATACCCGGTATCTCATGATACCTGGCGTTCGACGTCCATTTGCCCTCGCCGCTGAAGGCATCCATGAAGTACAACCGAGAGACACCCGGGTTACAGGGGTTACCCGTAGGATCCTCCCTGAACGTAGCAGCGATGTACAACCCTCGGTGCAGCTTGGGACGAGCGCTCACCGTCTCGTTCGTTGCCAAGTGGAGGAACCAGCCCTTCCTCTTGGAAGTGCCTCCACTACCGATAAGCTGTTCCAGATCGGACCTCCTCATCACTTTATCTTCGGAGTCGGGAAAAGCGAAGAGGATGTTAGACGGCGCAGTCGTCCCCCGAACACAGAGTTCCTTATCGTCTCCGGTGGCACCGAAAATCCACAGATTACCCGCCACGTCGCGCCCCAAGTCAACCTGTTGCGCTAAAGGTGGGGGGGAGGACCCGCCGATACCGAGATCGGCGACCTTTCGAACTGGCATGATCTCCTCGGGAACGATACACCAGACCTGTCCTTTGGAGTCACCCACATAAGCGGTATCGATCTTCAGGTACTTTCCCAGAGTGGTTTGAGCTAAAACCGACGGGGTCGCTAGGACCTCACCCATATCAGAATGAGTAAAGGCAGCATCAACAGAACCATCATCGGCTCTTATGGCATATACGGCTCTGCCTCCTCGATCGCCGCTATGGAGGAATGTAATCGAACCGTCAGCTTCGGGGGGATTTTTAAGACCTGCACCAGCACCAAAGAAAGCGACCCAAGAAGGGGCACTCTGATGGCCGAACCACCCGATAAAGGGCTTACCGATCACACGTCGCAAATCGGGGAGCCGGTTCGAACTCGTTACCAAAGGCCCCTGAACAAGGGAAGCCCCAAAAGTGGTTCCTCTCCACCACAGATCGGAATTTGTCGCGGTGAAATTATTGCCATCGTAGACAAAACTATCCCTGGCCCAGAGGAATCCGGGCTTGGTCGGATCGGTCACGTCCAAAGCATAGAGCCCGGTACCACCGTAGCCCAGAGACCCCAGCAGGATCGTTCGATAACTGTTTATCGTTCCGGTCATCTTTACGTCCTCAGCGACAATGGGCCCTGCCAGGAGATATACAGAACAACCGTTGTTCTCACTTCCCGGGGAACCGATCAGTCTCCTCATCCGTCCGTTATGCAGGACATTAGGAGGGACGACCCCCCAGAGTTCTGAGCCATCCTGATCTGCAAAACAGTGGACAATGCCGTCGTTCCCCTGCGAATAGATCACCGTATCCCGATCTCGATGATCCCACGCAAATTGAGTAAAGTCGCTGTCTGATCGGATCCCCGGCGGAGGTCCAAGACGGAGCAGGCCTCCCTTGTAGGCATCCAGCAGGGGGTGAGGTCTGGTGGATGAACTTGCCCAGTCTCCACCACGAACCCACCGGACAAAAGCTATATCCTGCGAGACCGGTACACCTGCCGCATTGGCGATAGCCTGAGCGGAGGCAGGAGTAGCATCGAAGGGAGAGAGATTCTTCGATACAGGCGTTCCTCCCGACCCCGTCCATTGAGGGTACAAGATCACTCGATTCTCCCAGCCCTGCGCCAGGATTCCAGCCTCAGCGTCCCAGATTTCAATCGTCTCGTAGGTATAATCCCCGCTTGTGGCACCGGGGCCCGTGGCTTCCTTCTTGATGTAGCGTTTTTTGTAGAGGTTCCCCGGCCACGCGCCGTTGGACAAAGGAACGCAGGACAAAGAGTAGACCACGTCCCCTGAGGCATTGACCTTGTCTGTATTCACCAGAGGAGCCGCGCCCGATGAGGCCCCACTTTTATTGATGGTCCTGAAGATCGACTGAAAGGCTTGTAACAAACTTTCGGTATCCGATGCCTTAAACGCCGCTGCATGTTCAGGAATTGTGGTATCAACCTCCCAGGCCCGCCCCTCATAGGCCATGTCATGTAAGGTCCTCATCAGACTATCACTCTGAGTCAGACCAATAACGAAGGTCCGAATGGGTTCATCGACAGGACCGTACGGCGTGGTCCATGAGCTGTATGCGTTGTAGGCACTCTGTACCGCATCTTCGGGATGGTTCGTATAACTGTCCTGACCGTCGGTGAGAACGATCAACCAGCTCTGCTGGCAGGGATAGCAAATTTGGCTTTTGAGGTATCCCGTGGCCGTCTCATTGCTGTCATTTCTATATATGGACGAGGCCAGGGGTGTCGCTCCGTTGGCCCGAAGCTCGGGATTATTGCCGTTTTCCCAGCCATCGATCAGGGAGAGAAGACGATACCACTGGTTTGAATTGGTCAAAGCGTCGGGTACACCGAGTTGAAAATCCCCGGCGTTGTACTGGAAGGGCGGTATTCTCCCAAAAGGAACTCGTAATCTTGCTGTTCTTACACTCGTATCATAGGACCAAGAGACAAAATACTTGTTGGAATCGCCATATGGGTACCCTCGATACCAATGTGCTCTGGAGGGGCCTTTCCACTGATAATACGTGGCGACACCCACGTTAAGCCCCTCCACCAGCGACGGATCGGTAAAAATATACCAGAGGGCCTTCTTGAGAGCGTACATTCGACTATCGTTGGGAACCAGCTGTTCGGTCTTATGCAGCTCTCCGTTCGGATCTCCTGCCTGAGGCAGGTAGCGGTATGTACAGGGCGTGTAGTAGTTATACGGATTTGCGATATCGTTGTTCGAAGAGTTGAGGTCCCGTCCGTAATAGATCTGCCAAAGGTTTCGATACTTCCACGGATGGCTTCCATCGCCCCAGCATCTATCACCATGCAACATGGAAAACGCCATTGAGCCGCTGGTATCCAGAAGAAGGAGGACGTTCGAGACCACCGGGTTAGTGTACTCCTTGGGGATATTCTTCAATATACTGGGGAGAACCGGGTCAGACCAAGCTGCCACTCGGGGGAGGAGGGATCCTCCCAGAACAAGGACTCCGACCAAAAGGGCGGTCAGAACCCGACGTGAAAATCGTTTATTTGCCATCGGAAGCACCTCCTCAGAACCATCTCTGAATAACCTGTTCCAGGGTTACAACATGACCTTCGCCATCGTCTACCCTGGTTCGAACCATATATGTCAGCCTTCGTTGACCCAGTTGTGCCTGATTTTGTGCGACCACCGAAAAACCCGGGGGCTGGGGCTGGGTGAGATCTTGATATTGGGGCGGAATGTTGGGCAGGGGAGTGAGACCGTTGTGACGGTACACCAGATCATAGAGCACGGTCAACGCCGAGTTTTTTTGGGAATTAGTGCGCGTTACCGCCATGTCTCCGGAGATTCGGGCAGCCAGGACATCGAAGGGGACGTCGTCTGACGTATCATCCCACTGGGAGACGAAACCGTCGCCCTCCTTGTTTCGTGGAACCCGACCGGCGTCCAGCTCGGTATTGAGGCGGGCCACCATGCGCTCTATTTCAGAAAGTCCCAGACTGTAGGCGTCCATTCGGCGCAGCTCCCGGATGGTGGAGGAGCTGCGAAGATCCACCAGATAAAAGGCCGTGCCCACCAGAGCCGAGCCCACGAGAAGGAGCACCAGCACCATGGGCAGAGCGAGACCCGGGCGTCTCATTGGTTTCGGGCCCTCCATGTGCCGACGGAGAGAACAAGTCTGTGATTATAGTCGGTCGAGACTGGAACGTCCTGGGACCGAGGCCAATTCACGGGAGCCTGAAGGGTTGGATCACAGGCATCGTCGCCCCGAGTAAGCACCGACACTCGAAGCACGTTGCCCGGCAGTCTCTCGAAGTAGATCTTCTCCACGCCACGAACCACCGGCTGAGCAGGGCTCATGTTATCCGCCACATAGAGGACGTCGTTCTGCACGTAGACATCCATGGTCCGCAGAAGTATCAAAGGGTCAGAGCAGGCAGTGGTGATGGGCACAGGCCCCCTATAGCTGGCATGTATCGATCCAGCCGTGGGAGAGGAAAGTTTTGCGGGATAACGAACTGAGGGGAAACTCCCATATCTGCGATATGCCGTGCTCACGTCCGGGACATCTGTACCCAACAGAGGGACGATGACCATCGCCCCGGGGAGCAGATCCACCATAGCGGAGGTCTCCTTTCGAAGGGCCACGCCATAGACCAATCGAAGCTCAGCTCCTGAAAGGCTGCCCCGATTCACGACGTTCATGGGTAACGTCCATCCGGGCTTTCCCAGGTTCGAATCAGCTGCAAAGGCCGCCGCGAATCGGTCAGGCGAGGATGGGACGCCCCACCCACACGCCAGGATAGCTGGTTCCAGGATGGAGAAGACCATCTGCCCCCGCTCCAAAGCCGTGGTGTACTGGGACGACTGATCGAAATTATCCATAAATGTGTATAAAAACGTCGTGGAGACCCCACCCAATATACCGACGATGATGAGAGCTATGAGCAGCTCCACGAAGGTGAGACCCCGTCTCATCCTCACCATGGTGCCACCCCCTCCCGGACCGAGGCCGGGCCGTAGTCCCGGCCCAGACTCAGGGTCTTGGGACCCCGAACTCCCTGCCAGGCCACGTCCATCGACACGGTCCACAGGTCTGCTCCCTGGGGAGTCACTGTCCTGGTCCAGGCGTACCCCCGTTCAGAACCGGAGATGGAGCCCCCCGTTAAGGACTGGGGCTCCACCTCCTCAAGCCGGGCCATAGCGACGGCAGTCGCCCTCTCCTGCTCCAGGTCATTCACCATGAGTCTGGTGGTGACCACCGGAACGGTGGCCAGACCAAACAGGCAGATAGTCAGGATGACCACGGCGATAAGAACCTCAACGAGGGAGAAAGCGGACCGTCTCATGGCAAAAGAGTATTAAACTTTTCCCGCTTACTTCACGACCATGAGAACGTTGGTGCCGGTGGAATATACCACTCCAGCGGCATCCTGACAGAGGCCTGATTTTCCTGCCATGTCGGCCAAGGCCGTCTGAACACCCCCGACGGCATAAGCGTTGGCTAAAGCAACCTGGATGTATATATCGCCCCCTGCAGTACCCGCAACGAAGGAGTAAGTCAAGTCGGGGTCTCCAGTCAGATCTCGGTCGATGTAACTATCGAGCTGGGAACCGATCCCCCCGATCGTCGGCCAGTTGTTGTTGTCAGCGTAATACAGGAGAGCTGCTGCTTTGATGGTACGAAGGTTGCTCACGATCTTGGTGGCGTTGGCCTTGTCGGTGCTGCTGCCTGCGACGAGCAGCATCGCACCGGCCAGAATGCCGATGATGATGATGACGATGAGGAGCTCGACAAGGGTGAATCCACGGGACTTACGCGCCTTTCTGATGAAACTGTTCATGATGGTACCTCCTAAAAAAATAATAATATATAGATGGTTCTGCTCATCGCCCCCCCAGGGGGGCGTGATGCACTAAGATATTATAGCACAGTCTGAAGATATTATAGCATAGTCTGAATGGCTGTGACGATCGGCGAGAAGATAGCCATGGCCACCGCTCCCACGACCACGCCGACGAAGACGATCAGTACTGGCTCAAGAATGGACGTAAGACGCTTGATGGTCTCGTCCAGCTCCATCTCGAACCAGTCGGCCACCTTGGCCAGCATATCGTCCACCTGACCGGTCTCCTCCCCCACACGAAGCATATGGGCCACCATGGGAGGGAAAATTTTGATCCCCCGAGCGGTCTCACCCAGCCCCCGGCCCTTTCGGGCAGCGGCCTCCAGGTCGTCGAAGGCTGTCTGAAAGACCACGTTGCCTGCTACGTCTCCGGTCATATCCAGAGCCTGAAGGATGGGGATCCCCGAGTGGGTCAAGGACGAGAGGGTACGGGTCGTCCGGGCGATGCAGGCCTGAAAAAGGAGCCCGCCGAAGACCGGAAGCCTGAGCTTGACCCGATCCATAAAGGGTCTGGTGGGGGTCCACCTCGCCAGAAAAACGATGATTCCCACCAGAATCAGCGTCGCAACGAGCAGGATAGGCCAGTTTTCGGCAGACCAGATCCCCACTGCAAAGAGAATCTTGGTCATCTTAGGAAGCTCCACTCCCAGGTTTTTGAATACCTTAGAGAATTTTGGCATGATCACCGTGATCAGCACGACCACCACCACCAGTGCGAAGAACATGACCACCGCCGGGTACGTACTGGCCGAGACGATCTTTTTCTGGAGGGCGTTCTGGCGCTCGAGAAAGTCGGCCACTCGCTCCATACTCTCGTCCAACGAGCCCCCCTCCTCGCCAGCCCGGATGATGGAGACGGCCAGGGGAGGAAAGATGGATCGAGTGGACATGGCCCGACTGATGGACACCCCCCCATCGACCTCTTTTTTGACCTGGGAGATGGCGTAGGCCAAACGTTTGTTCTTCGTCTGCTCTATCAGGATATCCAAAGACCCCCCGATAGTGACTCCTGCCTTGATCATGGTGGCCAGCTGACGAAAGAAGACAGCCTTGTCCTTCACCGGCACGGTACCGATCATGGACAGCTTGTCCATAAAGCTCAGATCAGAGGAGCCCTTCTTCTTTTTAAGTACGGAAGCTGACGTGCGCCTTGTTGCCGCAGCACTGCCTTTTACAGCGTCAATGGACAGAGGCAGAAAACCTCTTTGCCGAAGAATGGTCGCCGCCGCTGCCGAATCAGCGACGTCCAGATTCCCCGTCTCCACCGAGCCGTCCTGGCGTCTTGCCCGATAATTGAATTTCATGACCTAGCAAACCCTCCCATGAATCCCTTATTCCATCCCCTCGAAGACCAGTCGCTCCAGATCCTTTTTGTCGTATGCGAAGGGACGTGCCTGATCCAGGGTCAGGGTACCCCTGAGGACGAGACGCGCCAAGTCCTGCTCCATGGTATGCATTCCAGCGTCCAAGCTGGTCTGAATGATCCCCTTGAGCTGACTCGACTTGCCCTCCTTGACGCAGTGCCGGACTGCCGCCGTAGCCTGAAGAAGCTCGGTAACCACGATCCGCCCGCCGTTATGAAGGGGTACCAGCTGTTGGGAGCAGATGCCCACGAGCGACGATGCCAACTGGAGGCGGACCTGTTGCTGCTGATGCGACGGAAAGACGTCTATAATCCGGTCCACCGACTGGGGAGCGTCCCTGGTGTGAAGCGTCGCGAAGACCAGGTGCCCGGTCTCGGCTGCCGTTATGGCTGCACTGACGGTCTCCAGGTCTCGCATCTCGCCGATGAGGATGACGTCTGGATCCTGACGGAGAACGTGTTTCAAGGCGTCGGCGAATGATTTGGTGTCCTCGCCGATTTCCCGTTGGTGGACGACGGAATTTTCCGATTTATGAAGATACTCTATAGGATCTTCGATGGTGATGATATGTTCCTTTCGGGTCAAATTTATGTGTTGCAGACACGCGGCCAGGGTGGTGCTTTTCCCATGCCCCGTGGGGCCGGTGACCAGAAAAAGGCCTCGTCTCTGATCGCAGATCTCCACCAACGCTTCGGGGAGAAGAAGGTCGCCGATGGTTCGGATCTCTGTCGGGATGAGCCGAAGCGCCATAGCGGGATTGCCCAGCTCGAAGTAACAGTTCCCACGAAAGCGGCCCTCCACCCCGTCTCCATCATGGGAGAAGCTGAAGTCCAACTCCAGCCATTTTTGAAAGGCATCCCGTTGGTTCTGGGAGAGGATGGTTGCCATAACCTCCTCGATATCCCCCTCTTCCACTATCCCGGTGTCGTCAAGTTTTTCGAGAACTCCATCGATTCGCATGACGGGAAATTCGCCGACACTCAGGTGCAGGTCACTGGCACCATTTCGAATTACTCGATCCAGAAGCTCACCGATTGTAGACGATAATGCCATGACCGGTCTCCTCTCTCCTCACCTTTGCTTTCATTATACTCCATCCGCAGCATTATTGCAGCATCACAGCGTGACATTCATCATCTCTTCGACGCTGGTCACGCCGTTCAGAACTTTTGCGAGCCCCGCCTGGCGAAGAGTTCGCATCCCGAGTTCAATCGCCTTATTTCGAATCTCGGCCGAGCTCTCCTGGGAGAGAATCCTTTCCCTGATGGGATCGCTCATGGGAAGAATCTCGAACAGGGATGTCCGACCGGAGTATCCCATGCCTCGACAAGCATCACATCCCACGGGACG from the Dethiosulfovibrio peptidovorans genome contains:
- a CDS encoding prepilin-type cleavage/methylation domain-containing protein, translated to MNSFIRKARKSRGFTLVELLIVIIIIGILAGAMLLVAGSSTDKANATKIVSNLRTIKAAALLYYADNNNWPTIGGIGSQLDSYIDRDLTGDPDLTYSFVAGTAGGDIYIQVALANAYAVGGVQTALADMAGKSGLCQDAAGVVYSTGTNVLMVVK
- a CDS encoding secretion system protein codes for the protein MKFNYRARRQDGSVETGNLDVADSAAAATILRQRGFLPLSIDAVKGSAAATRRTSASVLKKKKGSSDLSFMDKLSMIGTVPVKDKAVFFRQLATMIKAGVTIGGSLDILIEQTKNKRLAYAISQVKKEVDGGVSISRAMSTRSIFPPLAVSIIRAGEEGGSLDESMERVADFLERQNALQKKIVSASTYPAVVMFFALVVVVVLITVIMPKFSKVFKNLGVELPKMTKILFAVGIWSAENWPILLVATLILVGIIVFLARWTPTRPFMDRVKLRLPVFGGLLFQACIARTTRTLSSLTHSGIPILQALDMTGDVAGNVVFQTAFDDLEAAARKGRGLGETARGIKIFPPMVAHMLRVGEETGQVDDMLAKVADWFEMELDETIKRLTSILEPVLIVFVGVVVGAVAMAIFSPIVTAIQTML
- a CDS encoding type IV pili twitching motility protein PilT, producing the protein MALSSTIGELLDRVIRNGASDLHLSVGEFPVMRIDGVLEKLDDTGIVEEGDIEEVMATILSQNQRDAFQKWLELDFSFSHDGDGVEGRFRGNCYFELGNPAMALRLIPTEIRTIGDLLLPEALVEICDQRRGLFLVTGPTGHGKSTTLAACLQHINLTRKEHIITIEDPIEYLHKSENSVVHQREIGEDTKSFADALKHVLRQDPDVILIGEMRDLETVSAAITAAETGHLVFATLHTRDAPQSVDRIIDVFPSHQQQQVRLQLASSLVGICSQQLVPLHNGGRIVVTELLQATAAVRHCVKEGKSSQLKGIIQTSLDAGMHTMEQDLARLVLRGTLTLDQARPFAYDKKDLERLVFEGME